One stretch of Variovorax sp. 54 DNA includes these proteins:
- a CDS encoding GntR family transcriptional regulator → MDSQQSRVLVQLRDLILKGEFVPGERLAEIPLAEKLGASRTPVRLALASLEHEGLIEQSPSGGYQMRRFTSQEVADAIRVRGVIEGFAARLLAEDGVSRQLLRDLKDCLEDGDRAVNKPSMEIDDYAAYVEMNDRFHKLILEGCGNLALKRVMDMLGGQPFAAPSAMLPMQSSMEEGQQWMRQAHRTHHAMVQAIERGQGSRAQALGEEHVEIARMNLDYALERPELAAELMPGIRLVAKGRTA, encoded by the coding sequence ATGGACTCCCAACAATCCCGCGTGCTCGTGCAACTGCGCGACCTGATCCTCAAGGGCGAATTCGTGCCCGGAGAGCGGCTGGCCGAGATCCCGCTGGCAGAGAAGCTGGGGGCCTCGCGCACGCCGGTGCGCCTGGCGCTGGCCAGCCTCGAGCACGAAGGCCTGATCGAGCAGTCGCCCAGCGGCGGCTACCAGATGCGCCGCTTCACCTCGCAGGAAGTGGCCGACGCGATCCGCGTGCGCGGCGTGATCGAGGGCTTTGCCGCCCGTTTGCTGGCCGAAGACGGCGTGTCGCGCCAGTTGCTGCGCGATCTGAAAGACTGCCTGGAAGACGGCGACCGCGCCGTCAACAAGCCCAGCATGGAGATCGACGACTACGCTGCGTACGTCGAGATGAACGACCGCTTCCACAAGCTGATCCTCGAAGGCTGCGGCAACCTGGCGCTCAAGCGCGTGATGGACATGCTCGGCGGCCAGCCCTTTGCCGCGCCCAGCGCGATGCTGCCCATGCAGTCGTCGATGGAAGAGGGCCAGCAATGGATGCGGCAGGCGCACCGCACGCACCACGCGATGGTGCAGGCCATCGAGCGCGGCCAGGGCTCGCGGGCGCAGGCGCTCGGCGAGGAGCACGTCGAGATCGCGCGCATGAACCTGGACTACGCGCTGGAGCGGCCTGAGCTCGCCGCCGAACTCATGCCTGGCATCCGCCTCGTGGCCAAGGGACGCACCGCCTGA
- a CDS encoding aromatic ring-hydroxylating dioxygenase subunit alpha yields the protein MISAEQNDFITRVGPGAPAGKLLRRYWQPVALADELAGPRPVKPVKLMGQDFVLFRDESGQLGMLDRDCPHRGADLAFGRLENGGIRCAFHGWLFDAKGNCLETPAEPATSKLCSRIKQSAYPVVEKAGVVFAYIGEGEPPAFPDFDCFVAPDTHTFAFKGLFECNWLQALEVGIDPAHASYLHRFFEDEDTSESYGKQFRGASADSDMPITQVLREYDRPDISVEPTDYGFRLKALRKLSEDTTHVRVTNVVFPQAFVIPMSAEMTISQWHVPVDDTHCYWYAVFTSFTGPVDKQQMRDQRLKLYELPDYTSRKNKRNNYGFSIEEQLTETYTGMGDDINVHDQWAVESQGAIQDRTREHLGSTDKGIIAYRRVLVKAIEATLAGESAPMLIDAAQASAMTGPPSIDGIGKVVDEAATEAYWQDADRARRLKSDWASARLAA from the coding sequence ATGATCAGCGCCGAGCAAAACGATTTCATCACCCGCGTCGGACCCGGCGCGCCCGCCGGCAAGCTGCTGCGCCGCTACTGGCAGCCGGTGGCGCTGGCCGACGAACTGGCGGGTCCGCGCCCGGTCAAGCCCGTGAAGCTCATGGGCCAGGACTTCGTGCTGTTCCGCGACGAGAGCGGCCAGCTCGGCATGCTCGACCGCGACTGCCCGCACCGCGGCGCCGACCTCGCCTTCGGGCGGCTCGAAAACGGCGGCATCCGCTGCGCCTTCCACGGCTGGCTGTTCGACGCCAAGGGCAACTGCCTGGAAACCCCGGCCGAGCCCGCCACCAGCAAGCTGTGCAGCCGCATCAAGCAGTCGGCCTACCCGGTGGTCGAGAAGGCCGGCGTGGTCTTCGCGTACATCGGCGAGGGCGAGCCCCCGGCTTTTCCCGACTTCGACTGCTTCGTCGCGCCCGACACCCACACCTTCGCGTTCAAGGGCCTCTTCGAATGCAACTGGCTGCAGGCGCTCGAAGTGGGCATCGACCCCGCGCACGCCTCGTACCTGCACCGCTTCTTCGAGGACGAAGACACGTCGGAAAGCTACGGCAAGCAGTTCCGCGGCGCCTCGGCCGACTCCGACATGCCCATCACCCAGGTGCTGCGCGAGTACGACCGCCCCGACATCAGCGTGGAGCCCACCGACTACGGCTTCCGCCTCAAGGCGCTGCGCAAGCTCTCGGAAGACACCACCCACGTGCGCGTGACCAACGTGGTGTTCCCGCAGGCCTTCGTGATTCCGATGAGCGCCGAGATGACCATCTCGCAATGGCACGTGCCCGTGGACGACACGCACTGCTACTGGTACGCCGTGTTCACCAGCTTCACCGGCCCGGTCGACAAGCAGCAGATGCGCGACCAGCGCCTGAAGCTGTACGAGCTGCCCGACTACACCTCGCGCAAGAACAAGCGCAACAACTACGGCTTCAGCATCGAAGAGCAGCTGACCGAAACCTACACCGGCATGGGCGACGACATCAACGTGCACGACCAGTGGGCGGTGGAGTCGCAGGGCGCCATCCAGGACCGCACGCGCGAGCACCTGGGCAGCACCGACAAGGGGATCATTGCCTACCGCCGCGTGCTGGTGAAGGCCATCGAGGCCACGCTCGCCGGCGAGAGCGCGCCGATGCTCATCGACGCCGCGCAGGCCAGTGCCATGACCGGGCCCCCGTCCATCGACGGCATCGGCAAGGTCGTCGATGAAGCCGCCACCGAGGCCTACTGGCAGGACGCCGACCGCGCGCGCCGCCTGAAGTCCGACTGGGCCTCCGCACGGCTCGCTGCCTGA
- a CDS encoding LysR family transcriptional regulator, which produces MDVNFRTFDLNLLRVFDEVMAERNLTRAARNLAITQPAVSNSLRRLRELLGDELVRRSGAGVEPTPRAQALWPTVRDALRQLQHTLAPGEFDAGTADTTFLLAMADATAAELMPGLVKIAEEEARAISLRVLPLTTRDPRRMLEHEEVDMAVGYFPAVIASLAARGQSGAGVAFETQRLYLGQYVCVMRRGHPLAGAPLTLDSYCAARHLLVSFSGRPYGFIDQTLGAMGRERRIAVTVNQFFTAGRVVANSDLLAVLPRHFVSVTGIEEQLVVHDLPFDQPPVHVDAIWHRRAQHGHSHEWLRTALLRSAAAAFAGSVHGQVGPAL; this is translated from the coding sequence ATGGACGTCAATTTCCGCACATTCGACCTCAACCTGCTGCGCGTCTTCGATGAGGTGATGGCAGAGCGCAACCTCACGCGCGCCGCCCGCAACCTCGCGATCACGCAGCCGGCCGTGAGCAACTCGCTGCGCCGCCTGCGCGAACTGCTGGGCGACGAGCTGGTGCGGCGTTCCGGTGCGGGCGTGGAGCCCACGCCGCGCGCGCAAGCCCTCTGGCCCACCGTGCGCGACGCCTTGCGTCAGCTGCAACACACGCTGGCGCCCGGTGAATTCGACGCCGGCACCGCCGACACGACCTTCCTGCTGGCCATGGCCGACGCCACGGCCGCCGAACTCATGCCGGGACTGGTGAAGATCGCAGAAGAAGAAGCCCGCGCCATTTCGCTGCGCGTGCTGCCGCTGACCACGCGCGACCCGCGCCGCATGCTGGAACACGAAGAGGTCGACATGGCGGTCGGCTACTTTCCGGCCGTGATCGCGAGCCTGGCGGCGCGCGGCCAGTCGGGGGCGGGGGTGGCGTTCGAGACGCAGCGGCTCTACCTGGGCCAGTATGTGTGCGTGATGCGGCGCGGCCATCCGCTGGCGGGGGCGCCGTTGACGCTCGACAGCTACTGCGCGGCGCGGCACCTGCTGGTGAGTTTTTCGGGCCGGCCTTACGGCTTCATCGACCAGACGCTGGGCGCCATGGGACGCGAGCGACGGATCGCGGTGACGGTGAACCAGTTTTTCACCGCGGGGCGCGTGGTCGCCAATTCGGACCTGCTGGCGGTGCTGCCGCGCCACTTCGTGAGCGTGACCGGCATCGAGGAGCAACTGGTGGTGCACGACCTGCCGTTCGACCAGCCGCCGGTGCACGTGGATGCCATCTGGCACCGGCGTGCCCAGCACGGACATTCCCACGAATGGTTGCGAACGGCGCTGCTGCGCTCGGCGGCCGCGGCGTTCGCGGGCTCGGTCCACGGGCAGGTGGGACCCGCCCTTTGA
- a CDS encoding metallophosphoesterase, whose product MKLQLLSDLHLESHPRFHADPIPGADLLVLGGDIGSYQEGSRLTDTDFGLGRYSPRKGWPTPVVYVPGNHEYDNLDFDATHARLRALCEELGILWLERETLVIEGIRFIGTTLWADFDALVEPRDGLAEALKKRGKAMRAADFYLEKMAGTRNGLPFMAAEMREQALTCQAWLRDALAQPYDGTTVAITHFAPSLASADPRYGLTPGTAGFCNSLDELLPHAQLWLHGHLHCPFDYVKDGCRVVANPLGYRSNGEQEGYQPQLLIEIN is encoded by the coding sequence ATGAAGTTGCAACTGCTCTCCGACCTGCACCTGGAATCCCACCCACGCTTCCACGCCGACCCCATCCCGGGCGCCGACCTGCTGGTGCTCGGAGGCGATATCGGCTCCTACCAAGAAGGCTCTCGCCTGACGGACACCGACTTCGGGCTGGGCCGCTACTCGCCGCGCAAGGGCTGGCCGACGCCGGTGGTCTACGTGCCGGGCAACCACGAGTACGACAACCTCGATTTCGACGCCACGCACGCGCGTCTGCGTGCGCTGTGCGAGGAGCTCGGCATCCTCTGGCTCGAGCGTGAGACCCTGGTCATCGAGGGCATCCGCTTCATCGGCACCACGTTGTGGGCCGATTTCGACGCGCTGGTCGAGCCCCGCGACGGCCTCGCCGAGGCACTCAAGAAGCGCGGCAAGGCGATGCGCGCGGCCGACTTCTACCTCGAGAAAATGGCCGGCACGCGAAATGGATTGCCCTTCATGGCTGCCGAAATGAGAGAGCAAGCACTCACCTGCCAGGCCTGGCTGCGTGACGCGCTGGCCCAGCCCTACGACGGCACGACGGTGGCCATCACCCATTTTGCGCCCAGCCTGGCGAGCGCCGATCCCCGCTACGGGCTCACGCCCGGCACCGCGGGTTTCTGCAATTCACTCGACGAGCTGCTGCCGCACGCGCAGCTCTGGCTGCACGGCCACCTGCACTGCCCGTTCGACTATGTGAAGGACGGCTGTCGCGTGGTTGCCAACCCGCTGGGCTACCGCAGCAACGGCGAGCAGGAGGGCTACCAACCCCAACTGCTGATCGAAATCAACTGA
- a CDS encoding TetR/AcrR family transcriptional regulator yields the protein MNAAAVPAKPSFKEQMLLAREEAIVQTASRLLAEKGFESMTVDEVAASVGIAKASLYKHFPSKEDLAAAAMVRIMQRTQDFLASVPADQLPVDKLRAVVRWAMQMQLAGEMPSLPHQNSVLRAALMKHRGYLDRLVAISEVLGGWIQSAQASGALNPKLPAIAVLYTLFARACDPVLGFLKAGGLQSDAEIVELVLGTCFEGLAAR from the coding sequence ATGAATGCCGCCGCCGTTCCCGCCAAGCCCTCGTTCAAGGAGCAGATGCTGCTGGCCCGCGAGGAAGCCATCGTGCAGACCGCGAGCCGCCTGCTGGCCGAGAAGGGCTTCGAGTCGATGACCGTGGACGAGGTGGCCGCGTCGGTCGGCATCGCCAAGGCCAGCCTCTACAAGCACTTTCCCAGCAAGGAAGACCTGGCCGCCGCCGCGATGGTGCGCATCATGCAGCGCACGCAGGATTTCCTGGCGTCCGTGCCGGCCGACCAGCTGCCCGTCGACAAGCTGCGCGCGGTGGTGCGCTGGGCCATGCAGATGCAGCTGGCCGGCGAGATGCCGTCGCTGCCGCACCAGAACTCGGTGTTGCGCGCCGCGCTGATGAAGCACCGCGGTTACCTCGACCGGCTGGTCGCGATCAGCGAAGTGCTCGGCGGCTGGATCCAGTCGGCGCAGGCCAGCGGCGCGCTCAACCCGAAGCTGCCGGCGATCGCCGTGCTCTACACGCTGTTCGCGCGCGCCTGCGATCCGGTGCTGGGGTTCTTGAAGGCGGGTGGCCTGCAGAGCGACGCCGAGATCGTCGAACTGGTGCTCGGCACCTGCTTCGAGGGGCTGGCGGCGCGCTGA